One stretch of Ananas comosus cultivar F153 linkage group 6, ASM154086v1, whole genome shotgun sequence DNA includes these proteins:
- the LOC109711988 gene encoding uncharacterized protein LOC109711988 yields MMKNNNIKENELLTLSSSSSSLESEGKEEEGEVMIEEPPPTWTATSNIVGSMIGNRKRLLSKQLSMKETTREAKWEKRRRQIMQRRHMMVSTEEEEEEEEDEAEEEGNMEVEQQRNDRRSQCRKSRLSGRVRSLTDEDLDELRGSIELGFGFNEEDGGQYLCDTLPALDLYFAVNRQFSDPKIRYSPSPISTPTATSSASTLFGTSSPQSPTEEQLQQQQQSLQADSWKIFSPGDNPQHVKTRLRHWAQAVACSVRQCC; encoded by the exons ATGATGAAGAACAATAATATTAAGGAGAATGAGCTGCTAACTTTGTCATCCTCATCTTCGTCCTTGGAAAGCGAGGGAAAGGAGGAAGAAGGGGAGGTGATGATTGAGGAGCCACCACCCACATGGACTGCTACAAGCAACATTGTAGGCAGCATGATTGGCAACCGCAAGAGGTTGTTATCAAAGCAATTATCTATGAAAGAGACGACGAGGGAGGCTAAGTGGGAGAAGCGACGAAGGCAGATAATGCAAAGGAGGCACATGATGGTGTCcacagaggaagaagaagaagaagaagaagacgaagcagaagaagaaggcaaCATGGAGGTAGAGCAACAGAGAAACGATAGGAGGAGCCAATGCCGAAAGAGTAGGCTGAGTGGACGGGTGAGGAGCCTAACAGATGAGGACCTCGACGAACTGAGAGGATCAATtgagctagggtttgggttcAACGAGGAGGATGGAGGTCAGTATCTATGTGACACCCTCCCAGCCCTCGACCTTTACTTTGCCGTCAATCGTCAATTCTCCGACCCGAAAATCAGATACTCTCCGAGCCCCATCTCCACCCCAACTGCCACCTCTTCAGCCTCGACTCTTTTTGGCACTTCGAGCCCTCAAAGCCCTACTGAGGAGCAACTGCAACAACAACAGCAATCCTTGCAGGCTGATAGTTGGAAAATTTTTAGCCCAG GAGATAACCCACAGCATGTAAAGACTAGGCTGAGGCATTGGGCGCAAGCCGTGGCTTGTTCGGTGAGGCAATGCTGCTAA